The proteins below come from a single Fusarium verticillioides 7600 chromosome 3, whole genome shotgun sequence genomic window:
- a CDS encoding hypothetical protein (At least one base has a quality score < 10) has translation MLMRLHGACLPCNRRHQMQDGMLSVGHRICLPVPCFPFPFFLLVVLHWSTLADSGVLVHTRGSSLFKETLASKPYWAIYMPFSMPRSPRHCAAVSSYSATARCSRMGEDVPCLAVGKARAS, from the coding sequence ATGCTGATGAGACTTCACGGAGCATGTCTTCCGTGCAATCGGCGCCATCAGATGCAAGATGGGATGTTGTCAGTTGGGCACCGCATTTGTCTCCCCGTTCCTTGTTTTCCATTccccttctttctcctcgtGGTTCTCCATTGGTCTACCCTAGCTGATTCTGGTGTTCTTGTACACACCCGTGGCAGCTCCCTCTTCAAAGAAACCCTAGCATCCAAACCATACTGGGCTATTTACATGCCTTTTTCCATGCCAAGGTCGCCCAGGCATTGTGCTGCAGTCTCCTCCTATAGTGCCACGGCACGGTGCAGCAGAATGGGGGAAGACGTACCATGCTTAGCCGTTGGCAAAGCCAGAGCCAGTTAA